One part of the Orenia metallireducens genome encodes these proteins:
- a CDS encoding GntP family permease, whose protein sequence is MVQGPLLIVILLAAIAFIVLMTAKVRMHAFLVLLLAAFGVGILSGMNPLDVIKTVTGGFGGILSYIGIVIIAGTIIGTLLEKSRGTLTMANTVLDFIGEAKSALAMSITGAIVSIPVFCDSGFVILSSLNKSLAKKSKTSMATMAVALSSGLYATHTLIPPTPGPIAAAGTLGADLGMVIILGLVVSIPTIGAGYLWATKFAGNYYIESDIEIEVEEENVELPSRFDAFAPIVIPIILITLKSIVDFPAHILGTGNLKLFFDFFGDPTVALLIGVFLGFRLMPELNGEYFNGWVGEGIKNAASIIMITGAGGAFGAVLKATPIGSYLGTTLAHYNLGIFLPFVIAAALKTAQGSSTVALVTTASLLSPLLPELGLDAGMAQSLVVMAIGAGAMTISHANDSYFWVVSQFSNMDTSTAYKTHSMGTLIQGITAIITVYILSLIFI, encoded by the coding sequence ATGGTACAAGGACCTTTGTTAATAGTGATTTTATTGGCGGCTATAGCTTTTATTGTTTTAATGACTGCTAAGGTTAGAATGCATGCTTTTTTAGTTTTATTATTAGCGGCTTTTGGAGTAGGAATACTTTCTGGAATGAATCCTTTAGATGTTATTAAGACTGTTACTGGTGGTTTTGGTGGTATATTAAGTTATATAGGTATTGTAATTATTGCAGGAACAATTATAGGAACACTACTAGAGAAGTCAAGAGGTACGTTGACTATGGCTAATACTGTTCTAGATTTCATTGGTGAGGCTAAATCTGCTTTAGCAATGTCTATTACAGGGGCTATTGTTTCAATTCCAGTTTTTTGTGATAGTGGATTTGTTATTCTATCTTCTCTTAATAAGTCTTTGGCTAAGAAATCTAAAACTTCTATGGCTACAATGGCTGTTGCCTTATCATCAGGATTATATGCAACTCATACTTTGATACCTCCAACACCAGGTCCAATTGCTGCTGCAGGAACATTGGGGGCAGATTTGGGAATGGTAATTATATTAGGACTGGTAGTTTCTATTCCTACCATTGGAGCTGGTTATTTATGGGCAACTAAATTTGCTGGAAATTATTATATTGAATCAGATATTGAAATAGAAGTAGAAGAAGAGAATGTGGAGTTACCAAGTAGATTTGATGCTTTTGCTCCAATAGTTATTCCTATTATTTTAATAACTTTAAAATCTATTGTAGATTTTCCTGCACATATTTTAGGAACAGGAAATCTTAAGTTATTCTTTGACTTTTTTGGTGATCCAACAGTTGCTTTATTAATTGGGGTTTTCTTAGGCTTTAGATTAATGCCTGAATTGAATGGTGAATATTTTAATGGTTGGGTTGGAGAAGGGATAAAAAATGCTGCTTCTATAATTATGATTACTGGTGCTGGTGGAGCTTTTGGGGCTGTATTAAAAGCAACTCCAATTGGAAGTTATTTAGGGACAACTTTAGCACATTATAATTTAGGTATCTTCTTACCTTTCGTTATTGCTGCGGCTTTAAAAACTGCCCAAGGTTCTTCAACAGTAGCATTAGTTACTACAGCTTCTTTATTATCTCCGCTTTTACCTGAATTGGGATTGGATGCAGGTATGGCTCAATCCTTAGTAGTAATGGCAATTGGTGCTGGAGCAATGACTATATCTCATGCTAATGATAGTTATTTTTGGGTTGTTAGTCAATTTTCTAATATGGATACATCTACTGCTTATAAAACCCATTCTATGGGGACACTTATCCAAGGTATAACAGCGATAATTACAGTTTATATTCTTTCTCTAATATTTATTTAA
- a CDS encoding transposase — protein NIIGATEVLRDFYFLYEKYKKGTKDSISICATEIISFLEKLLEYDHQRGIEKTFVLLDNASIHRADLVKKFVRKNKDHLFLLFQPPYSPELNPQENMWNWMKKFLSNKSAYTSIEELSNQLKIFSDYTNSNPEKIKQRAGARNYFG, from the coding sequence AATATCATAGGTGCTACTGAAGTATTAAGAGATTTCTATTTCCTCTATGAAAAATATAAAAAAGGAACAAAAGATTCTATTTCAATCTGTGCTACAGAAATTATTTCTTTTTTAGAAAAATTATTAGAATATGACCATCAAAGAGGTATAGAAAAAACTTTTGTACTTTTAGATAATGCTAGTATTCATAGAGCAGATCTAGTAAAGAAATTTGTTCGCAAAAATAAAGATCATTTATTTCTATTATTCCAACCTCCATATTCTCCTGAACTTAACCCTCAGGAGAATATGTGGAATTGGATGAAGAAGTTTTTATCTAATAAGTCTGCTTATACATCCATTGAAGAATTATCAAACCAATTGAAGATATTTTCTGATTATACTAATAGTAACCCTGAAAAGATAAAACAACGTGCAGGTGCTAGGAATTATTTTGGATAA
- a CDS encoding radical SAM protein, which produces MIKPSYIDLYKSGELEERVERAYQILQDCTLCPHHCHVDRSKGELGYCKTGDKIRIASFGPHFGEEEPLVGSYGSGTIFFSGCNLRCVYCQNYDISQVPAGDKVDKKELAQIMFSLQKQGCHNINFVTPSHMIHSLLAATFEAAKKGLKIPIVYNSGGYDDLEALQLLDGVVDIYMPDLKYADEEIGLKYSKVKKYMTIVKTALKEMHRQVGDLQIRDGLATKGLIIRHLILPEDLAGSEEIIKFIAQELSPNTSVNIMEQYYPAYKAKEYKEISRRITSTEFDYAIKLAKNAGLNLI; this is translated from the coding sequence ATGATTAAACCATCATATATAGATTTGTATAAGTCAGGGGAATTAGAAGAAAGGGTAGAGAGAGCTTATCAAATATTGCAGGATTGTACTCTCTGCCCCCATCACTGCCATGTTGATCGTAGCAAGGGTGAGCTTGGTTATTGTAAAACTGGAGATAAGATTAGGATTGCTAGTTTTGGACCCCATTTTGGAGAGGAAGAACCTTTGGTTGGCAGTTATGGGTCAGGTACCATCTTCTTTAGCGGTTGTAACTTAAGATGTGTCTATTGTCAGAATTATGATATAAGCCAAGTTCCTGCTGGAGATAAGGTTGATAAGAAGGAATTAGCTCAAATTATGTTTTCATTACAGAAACAGGGTTGCCATAATATTAACTTTGTTACTCCTAGTCATATGATTCATTCTCTTCTAGCAGCAACTTTCGAAGCAGCTAAAAAAGGTCTTAAGATTCCTATTGTTTATAATTCAGGGGGATATGACGATTTAGAAGCATTACAACTTTTAGATGGGGTGGTTGATATCTATATGCCTGATCTTAAATATGCTGATGAAGAGATTGGGTTAAAGTATTCAAAGGTTAAAAAATATATGACCATTGTTAAGACTGCCTTAAAGGAGATGCATCGACAGGTAGGGGATTTACAGATAAGAGATGGTCTAGCTACCAAAGGATTAATCATTCGCCATTTAATATTACCAGAAGATCTAGCAGGTAGTGAAGAGATTATAAAATTCATCGCTCAAGAATTATCACCAAACACTTCTGTAAATATTATGGAACAATACTACCCAGCATATAAAGCTAAAGAGTATAAGGAGATTAGCCGCCGTATTACTTCAACAGAGTTTGATTATGCTATAAAGCTTGCCAAAAATGCTGGGCTTAACTTAATTTAA
- a CDS encoding ABC-ATPase domain-containing protein, protein MLSKDKLYEILEEIDGKGYKAYKGIENQIYDFNYFQLTIPHVQGDPFATPSKVFINIKQEEAKFPVWLFGKKIRIHAT, encoded by the coding sequence ATGTTAAGTAAAGATAAATTATATGAGATTTTAGAAGAGATTGATGGAAAGGGATATAAAGCCTATAAAGGTATTGAAAATCAAATATATGATTTTAATTACTTCCAACTTACAATTCCTCACGTGCAAGGTGACCCCTTTGCTACTCCTTCCAAAGTCTTTATTAACATTAAACAAGAAGAGGCTAAATTTCCAGTTTGGTTATTTGGAAAGAAGATTCGTATTCATGCTACTTAA
- a CDS encoding phosphotransferase enzyme family protein, which translates to MIPIYKTLPKQIIHRDIHPGNILFQGKKLSGFIDFELSLKTVRIFDPCYCATSILIAGFEDREKREVWLELFIELLQGYGMKNKLTKEELGSLIYILYSIELIFIGFSCDNDMIDAARYNQKVLKWLYGNKGLIKNALKNLE; encoded by the coding sequence ATGATTCCAATTTATAAGACCTTACCTAAGCAGATAATCCATCGGGATATTCACCCTGGAAATATTCTCTTTCAAGGTAAGAAGTTATCTGGCTTTATTGACTTTGAACTCTCCTTAAAGACAGTAAGGATATTTGACCCTTGTTATTGTGCTACTAGTATACTGATAGCAGGTTTTGAAGATAGAGAGAAAAGAGAAGTTTGGTTAGAATTATTCATTGAATTACTACAGGGTTATGGGATGAAGAATAAATTAACTAAGGAAGAGCTGGGTAGTTTGATCTATATACTATATTCAATAGAATTAATTTTCATTGGCTTTTCTTGTGATAATGATATGATTGATGCCGCTAGATATAATCAGAAGGTTTTAAAGTGGTTATATGGGAATAAAGGATTAATCAAGAATGCTCTTAAGAATTTAGAATAA
- a CDS encoding methyltransferase domain-containing protein: MGKRMTFNEDVENYDKFRPTYPRELFREIIDYANLDLKKHSLEIEIGTGKATTPILETGCLVTAIELGDKLATYSIDKFSSYNNFNIENVSFEGYKCDPNSINLVYSATAFHWLPEKIGYSKVFDLLKSSGVIALFWNRPFVGREDDPLYKEIQSIYNKYRPSNKVLIEDDQEIYNKRIDTIKKYGFIEVEFKLFHQI, from the coding sequence GTGGGTAAGAGAATGACCTTTAATGAAGATGTGGAAAATTACGATAAGTTCAGACCTACATATCCTAGAGAATTGTTTAGGGAGATTATTGATTATGCAAACTTGGATTTAAAGAAACATTCACTTGAAATTGAGATAGGAACTGGTAAAGCAACTACACCAATTTTAGAAACAGGTTGCTTAGTTACAGCAATTGAATTGGGAGATAAATTAGCAACCTATTCAATAGATAAATTTAGTAGTTACAATAACTTTAACATTGAGAATGTCTCCTTTGAAGGTTATAAATGTGACCCTAATAGTATTAATTTAGTTTATTCAGCTACTGCATTTCATTGGCTTCCAGAAAAGATTGGTTATTCCAAGGTCTTTGATTTACTTAAGAGTAGCGGTGTGATTGCTCTTTTTTGGAATCGTCCCTTTGTTGGAAGAGAGGATGATCCTCTTTATAAGGAAATTCAATCTATCTACAATAAATATAGACCATCAAATAAGGTTCTGATTGAAGATGATCAAGAGATCTATAATAAGAGAATTGACACGATTAAAAAGTATGGTTTCATAGAGGTAGAGTTTAAATTGTTCCATCAAATCTAG
- a CDS encoding BamA/TamA family outer membrane protein, which translates to MKNYIKNFVLMFMVALLGIVSVNTTVYGEELGEVSLLDKIKEIYMVDADAESKNVPFVYYINEAGFMIGDFYYNTNLFDNETKLTSVIMYAPGSGMITSFNDLRDYPLGDKLSLGANLKVIKYNDIKNGAIGNDSSNEEIPAEYIEALHQYKNIDNTEVLDPFENTKRNLVFAAATGKLSKQQEAYLRQAYLSDEEEEILDVLQNSENRDKLDGYQLYHGWNNSLGLNLTYDINENNAIIGEYHYEELTSQVKDYKSDTISVAWENKEIDNENNPREGHRVISKVKKSLDLLGHDDENNWDYMKYTLDFRKYFPVFKNSTLAVRMRTQSTTGEKRIDEERSALRKFETGDPTAEVYTYAPFFDMSLLGDLDTMKGYNYYRFYDNNSVLYQTELRVPMDHILNGLQGNIYFEAGRVSADFDKDLFTKDMHYSGGLGVRYFFNEHVIIRTDIGASEEGVQFRMNIGQTF; encoded by the coding sequence ATGAAGAATTACATTAAGAATTTTGTGTTAATGTTTATGGTAGCTTTGCTAGGAATAGTATCTGTAAATACAACTGTATATGGAGAGGAGTTAGGGGAAGTCTCTTTGCTTGATAAGATAAAAGAGATATATATGGTCGATGCTGATGCTGAAAGTAAGAATGTTCCTTTTGTGTATTACATAAATGAAGCAGGGTTTATGATAGGAGATTTTTATTATAATACAAACCTATTTGATAATGAGACAAAACTTACTTCAGTTATTATGTATGCTCCAGGAAGTGGCATGATTACTTCTTTTAATGATTTAAGAGATTATCCTTTAGGAGATAAGTTATCTTTAGGTGCAAATCTTAAGGTGATTAAATATAATGATATTAAAAATGGTGCTATTGGTAATGATAGTTCTAATGAAGAGATTCCTGCAGAATATATAGAGGCTTTGCATCAATATAAGAATATAGATAATACAGAAGTGCTTGATCCTTTTGAGAATACTAAGAGAAATCTTGTATTCGCAGCTGCTACTGGAAAACTATCAAAACAGCAGGAAGCGTATTTAAGACAAGCATATTTAAGTGATGAAGAAGAAGAAATTTTAGATGTGTTACAGAATTCAGAGAATAGAGATAAATTAGATGGATATCAATTATATCATGGGTGGAATAATAGCTTAGGATTGAATCTAACTTATGATATTAATGAAAATAATGCTATTATTGGTGAGTACCATTATGAAGAGTTGACCAGTCAGGTTAAAGATTATAAATCAGACACTATCTCTGTAGCTTGGGAGAATAAAGAAATAGATAATGAGAATAATCCAAGAGAAGGGCACCGTGTTATTAGTAAGGTTAAGAAGAGCTTAGATTTATTAGGTCATGATGATGAGAACAATTGGGATTATATGAAGTATACCTTAGATTTCAGAAAGTACTTTCCAGTATTTAAGAATTCAACCTTAGCAGTTAGAATGAGAACCCAATCTACTACTGGAGAGAAGAGAATAGATGAAGAAAGAAGTGCTTTGCGTAAATTTGAAACTGGAGACCCAACTGCTGAGGTCTACACTTATGCTCCTTTTTTTGATATGTCGTTATTGGGTGATTTAGATACAATGAAGGGTTATAATTACTATCGCTTCTATGATAATAATTCTGTGCTATATCAAACAGAATTAAGAGTACCAATGGATCATATTTTAAATGGTTTACAAGGGAATATCTACTTTGAAGCAGGTAGAGTAAGTGCTGACTTTGATAAGGATTTATTTACTAAAGATATGCACTATTCAGGAGGTTTAGGAGTTAGATATTTCTTCAATGAACATGTAATAATTCGTACTGATATAGGTGCTTCTGAAGAGGGAGTACAATTTAGAATGAATATTGGTCAAACCTTCTAG
- a CDS encoding sugar diacid recognition domain-containing protein: protein MSWNHRVTEEQAKNIVDILHKVTGNNVNFMGAGGKIIATKQPERLGTIHESAKRIMEGEVDYVAVTAEEANNIEGVLPGYNGPIELDGKRIGCIGITGEPSKVKPLQELAAIIVTEEIKKDFANRRKEELNKEIAMQIEDISVAIQEIVEGSEEIASNSSYMEEMSQKIRSQIEEINNILRLVTDIVKRTRLLGLNASIEAAKAGEEGRGFAIVAEEVRNLSSNSANSVKKIEEELFKIKDLIANISDSIYQNSDTTKKEAETLQYIKDNIINIERKVVELIK, encoded by the coding sequence ATGTCTTGGAATCATAGGGTAACTGAAGAACAGGCTAAGAATATTGTTGATATTTTACACAAGGTAACAGGAAATAATGTTAATTTTATGGGGGCAGGTGGCAAGATAATTGCTACTAAACAGCCTGAGAGGTTAGGAACTATTCATGAAAGTGCAAAAAGGATAATGGAGGGGGAAGTGGATTATGTAGCAGTTACAGCTGAAGAGGCTAATAATATAGAAGGGGTCTTACCTGGTTATAATGGACCGATTGAACTAGATGGAAAGAGGATAGGATGTATTGGGATTACTGGAGAACCTTCAAAGGTGAAACCATTACAAGAACTGGCAGCAATAATTGTTACCGAAGAGATAAAGAAGGATTTTGCTAATAGAAGAAAAGAAGAGTTAAATAAAGAAATAGCTATGCAAATTGAAGATATTTCAGTAGCTATTCAAGAGATCGTAGAAGGCTCTGAAGAGATAGCTTCAAATAGTAGTTATATGGAGGAGATGTCTCAAAAGATAAGGAGTCAAATTGAAGAGATCAATAATATTTTAAGATTAGTAACTGATATTGTAAAGAGGACAAGGTTACTAGGATTAAATGCTTCAATAGAAGCTGCTAAAGCTGGAGAAGAGGGGCGTGGTTTTGCCATAGTTGCTGAAGAAGTACGTAATCTTTCATCCAATTCAGCCAATTCAGTTAAGAAGATAGAAGAAGAACTCTTTAAAATAAAGGATTTAATAGCTAATATATCTGACAGTATTTATCAAAATTCCGATACAACTAAGAAAGAAGCTGAAACATTACAATACATAAAAGATAATATAATAAATATTGAGAGAAAAGTAGTTGAATTAATTAAGTAA
- a CDS encoding aspartate/glutamate racemase family protein has product MFNWRLRTRPESTIDYYKLIIEYYQRLKGKEEYPEILTNSLNVNRLLGMVARRNFDKLTEYLLSAIEERYKASANLAAIGANTLYIIFDRAKNLSSIPLISIVEETAKRAEDLKMERVGLLGNKFTMEEDFFKKELLRFGVKTAVPNY; this is encoded by the coding sequence CTGTTTAATTGGAGGCTTAGGACCAGACCAGAGTCAACAATTGATTATTATAAGTTAATTATTGAGTATTATCAGCGATTAAAGGGGAAAGAAGAGTATCCCGAAATTTTGACTAACTCTCTGAATGTAAATAGGTTGCTTGGTATGGTGGCTAGAAGGAATTTTGATAAATTAACAGAGTATCTTTTATCTGCTATAGAAGAGAGATATAAAGCAAGTGCTAATTTAGCAGCAATTGGTGCAAATACACTATATATTATATTTGATAGAGCAAAAAATTTATCATCAATCCCCCTTATCAGTATAGTTGAAGAGACAGCAAAGAGAGCAGAGGATTTGAAGATGGAGAGAGTAGGGTTACTTGGAAATAAATTTACTATGGAGGAGGACTTCTTTAAAAAGGAGCTATTAAGATTTGGGGTAAAGACAGCTGTACCTAATTATTAA
- a CDS encoding ATP-binding protein: MIFKRIDRVKQVGYKQIWELQNGRVDKSQFVCQLCCDKEIIVSKVNGKFTAEDCKCRQEKEIKAKKEQEQKRYEQNIKSAEIREEFKGKTFADFKSLAGKREAKLAAMDYVENFDIYEKKGIGLTLVGKCGRGKTLLSHIIGQEIIKKGYTAINIVAKEFYEDIKVTYNNSNKNTSDLVTSAKLVDLLIIDNLNAERFGADEIDKLFIIINYRIENKKPTVINSTGDLDYLNKRLALDHVSKLIGKNGEPIKVGGIDMRAKQGELITDLRNKNISGLKRRLEDSY, translated from the coding sequence ATGATCTTTAAGCGAATAGATAGAGTTAAACAGGTTGGATATAAGCAGATATGGGAGTTGCAAAATGGGAGAGTAGATAAATCCCAATTTGTTTGCCAGCTCTGTTGTGATAAGGAGATAATAGTAAGCAAAGTTAATGGTAAATTTACTGCAGAAGACTGTAAGTGTCGACAAGAGAAGGAGATTAAGGCTAAAAAGGAACAAGAGCAGAAGAGGTATGAGCAGAATATCAAATCTGCTGAGATAAGAGAGGAGTTTAAGGGCAAGACCTTTGCTGATTTTAAGAGTTTAGCAGGTAAGAGAGAAGCCAAGCTAGCAGCAATGGACTATGTTGAAAATTTTGATATTTATGAGAAGAAGGGTATTGGGTTGACCTTGGTTGGTAAATGTGGCAGAGGTAAAACTTTATTAAGTCATATTATTGGACAAGAGATAATCAAGAAAGGCTATACAGCCATCAATATAGTAGCCAAAGAGTTTTATGAGGATATCAAAGTAACCTATAACAATTCAAACAAGAATACCAGTGACTTAGTTACTTCTGCTAAATTAGTGGATCTATTAATCATAGACAATCTAAATGCTGAAAGGTTTGGAGCAGATGAAATAGACAAGCTCTTTATCATTATCAATTACAGAATTGAGAATAAGAAACCAACAGTTATCAATTCCACAGGAGATTTAGATTATCTTAACAAGAGACTAGCTCTTGATCATGTCAGCAAATTAATTGGCAAAAATGGAGAGCCAATTAAGGTGGGTGGAATAGATATGAGAGCCAAGCAAGGCGAATTGATAACAGATTTGAGGAATAAGAATATTAGTGGGCTTAAAAGAAGGTTAGAAGATAGTTACTAA
- a CDS encoding peptidase S7, producing the protein MEIKGIATSIVDRLVDKTVELGQGRIAGLIGFINSEGYIDSASEMVFGEGVSLRKVLSKISTEDNLTLFELINLLPENAVLVKTDPGSTGIIEHPTGVDLLNIPIVKIGVKMGRKSGIGVVYPDGRIFDLISHEEDLELKKLMVETMEEEHALVQEIYNLGHDFLEFYQKLPEVDIPERVFDLNKIKASLRVDTIEINSIDEALVEELVKRSMEIEQGVEVGTIAKVVDGHVIKAGEIVIGGIGYVPSRKLSSSYTNITGISTFEVYSKKIPLETVIVHTHPGGTGVMHSGDAENGPDLFGRPIIAIGHDQKGKVKGATVIEVSSKIAKLDEEYSYANDMYSEAETVDEEIKYRNMMHDIDKEYTKLSKAIKIL; encoded by the coding sequence ATGGAGATAAAAGGAATTGCTACATCTATTGTAGATAGATTGGTCGATAAGACTGTGGAGTTAGGGCAAGGGAGGATAGCAGGGTTGATTGGTTTTATCAATTCTGAAGGATATATAGATTCTGCCTCAGAGATGGTCTTTGGAGAAGGTGTCTCTTTACGGAAGGTCTTATCTAAGATTAGTACTGAAGATAATTTGACCTTATTTGAATTGATCAACCTCTTACCTGAAAATGCGGTATTAGTTAAGACTGACCCAGGTTCTACGGGGATTATTGAGCATCCAACAGGAGTCGACTTATTGAATATTCCCATCGTCAAGATTGGGGTCAAGATGGGGAGGAAATCTGGGATAGGTGTTGTTTATCCAGATGGTAGAATCTTTGATCTAATCAGCCATGAGGAAGATCTAGAATTAAAGAAGCTGATGGTTGAGACTATGGAAGAGGAGCATGCTTTGGTACAGGAGATTTATAATTTAGGACATGATTTTTTAGAATTCTATCAAAAGTTACCTGAAGTAGATATTCCAGAGAGGGTTTTTGATCTAAATAAAATCAAGGCTTCACTAAGAGTAGATACTATAGAAATTAACTCTATAGATGAGGCTTTAGTAGAGGAGTTAGTTAAAAGATCAATGGAGATAGAACAAGGTGTAGAGGTAGGTACTATAGCCAAGGTAGTAGATGGTCATGTAATAAAAGCTGGTGAAATAGTAATTGGAGGAATTGGTTATGTTCCAAGTAGGAAGCTCTCTTCAAGTTATACCAATATCACTGGAATTTCAACCTTTGAAGTCTATAGTAAAAAAATTCCCTTAGAGACAGTAATTGTTCATACCCATCCTGGAGGAACTGGAGTAATGCATAGTGGTGATGCTGAGAATGGTCCAGATTTATTTGGTAGACCAATCATTGCTATAGGACATGACCAGAAGGGTAAGGTTAAAGGAGCGACAGTTATTGAGGTAAGCTCTAAAATAGCTAAATTAGATGAAGAATATAGTTATGCCAATGATATGTATAGTGAAGCAGAGACTGTAGATGAAGAGATTAAGTATAGGAACATGATGCATGATATCGATAAAGAGTATACTAAACTCTCCAAAGCGATTAAGATTTTATAA
- a CDS encoding LysM peptidoglycan-binding domain-containing protein: MGDYRRYQQPPRRGRCPRGAREYIVRAGDTFYSIAGYFNTTVDELMRLNPDINPDRLRAGQIICVPARGRRRGSCPYY, translated from the coding sequence GTGGGTGACTATCGTCGTTATCAGCAACCACCACGCCGTGGTAGATGTCCTAGAGGAGCAAGGGAATATATAGTTAGAGCAGGGGATACATTTTATTCAATAGCAGGATACTTTAATACAACAGTTGATGAATTAATGAGATTGAATCCAGATATTAACCCAGATAGACTTAGAGCTGGTCAAATTATCTGTGTTCCAGCAAGAGGACGAAGAAGAGGATCTTGTCCATACTATTAA
- a CDS encoding phosphotransferase enzyme family protein, with amino-acid sequence MNKESLVTENWNLGKITFIKELDSFANKVYLITNEADENYILKEQNCPEKVEKENRLLALLEENLPVAAPLPTKEGKYYLAERDINYVCYPFLEGDSFANHYDGECIERANLLGQAIGELHYYLRMIELEEYEESNLIEDILKDVKNIVKQNKDAFDYDFF; translated from the coding sequence ATGAATAAAGAAAGTTTAGTTACAGAGAATTGGAATCTTGGCAAGATAACCTTTATTAAAGAACTGGATTCTTTTGCTAATAAAGTATATTTAATTACTAATGAAGCAGATGAGAATTATATTTTAAAGGAACAGAATTGTCCGGAAAAGGTAGAGAAAGAAAATAGATTATTAGCTCTGTTAGAGGAAAATTTACCTGTTGCTGCTCCGTTGCCTACAAAAGAAGGGAAGTATTACCTAGCAGAAAGAGATATAAACTATGTGTGCTATCCATTTTTAGAAGGGGATAGCTTTGCTAATCATTATGACGGAGAGTGTATAGAACGGGCCAATTTATTGGGTCAAGCAATAGGGGAATTGCATTATTACTTGAGGATGATAGAGCTTGAAGAGTATGAAGAGAGTAATTTGATAGAAGATATTCTTAAAGATGTTAAAAATATTGTTAAGCAGAATAAAGATGCTTTTGATTATGATTTTTTTTAA
- a CDS encoding NUDIX domain-containing protein: MQYPEPTVGAIIFNPDNKILLCKSHKWDNKYVIPGGHIELGESMEDALKREILEETGLEIYDIKLISLKESIYSDNFHKQKHFIFIDYICKTDSYSVTLNEEAQEYNWVDLDEIDNYKLGGFTKELLTELKNKQNSKHKTEIFYNY, encoded by the coding sequence ATGCAATATCCTGAGCCTACTGTTGGAGCTATTATCTTTAATCCTGATAACAAGATACTTCTTTGTAAATCTCACAAGTGGGATAATAAGTATGTAATTCCTGGTGGACACATCGAATTAGGCGAGAGCATGGAAGATGCTTTAAAACGAGAAATATTAGAAGAAACAGGATTAGAAATATATGATATCAAATTAATAAGCTTAAAAGAAAGCATTTATAGTGATAATTTTCATAAGCAAAAGCACTTCATATTCATCGACTATATATGTAAAACCGATTCATATAGTGTAACATTGAATGAGGAAGCACAAGAATATAACTGGGTAGACTTAGATGAAATTGATAACTATAAATTAGGTGGATTTACTAAAGAACTATTAACAGAATTAAAAAACAAACAAAACTCTAAACATAAAACAGAAATTTTTTATAATTATTAA
- a CDS encoding aspartyl-phosphate phosphatase Spo0E family protein, with amino-acid sequence MDKNSKGLEENDFSLNSIEELREKMLTTIIKYNGDLYHQEVQRLSRQLDLKIVEYMNMN; translated from the coding sequence ATGGATAAGAACTCTAAAGGACTAGAAGAGAATGATTTCTCTTTGAATAGTATTGAAGAGTTGAGAGAAAAAATGTTAACTACTATTATTAAATATAATGGGGATTTATATCATCAAGAGGTTCAAAGATTGAGTAGACAACTTGATTTAAAGATAGTTGAGTATATGAATATGAATTAA